Within Leptospira dzoumogneensis, the genomic segment ACCGCAGTTAAAACTTTAGGATCCAACTTGGAACCCAGAAGTCTGAACTTTCTATCCATCATGATCGCAACCGGGATCATCGGAAATATAAACATTCCCATGATACTATAGATCGCTCCATCAAGTGCGGAAGATTGGTTAAAATGGGACTGAACTCCTCTTGCGGATTGAAAAGTGATCAGCACTAATTCCACCGCAGTAGAGATCACAAAGTATTTTTCCACTCTGTCTCTGAAAGTCGGGAAATCTTCCAACAGTTCCAAAAACCAAGCCATAGTCCAAAGAAAGATCCCTATCGAAACGGCAAACTTCAAAGGTTTGATCCAAGTATTGGCTCCTACAACGATTCTTGGATCGACTTGGGAAAGAAGAATGTACACCGGTATTAAAAGTAAAGATACTAGCCCGGTATAAAAGCTTAAGCTTCTATTTTTTCTTAAAGTATGGAAAAAACCTTCCGACTGAGAATGATTCGGATATAAAACGTTAGATGCTTGCATGGCTTCCTCCTTTTCTCCAACGAACGATTTGAAATAATAAATAACCGATCGGCCCGAACATCAGTGTGAAAAACAAACAAGGGATCAGTATCCATCTGGAAATTCCCAATACCTCTGCTTCCTTAGTTTCCCAAATACCAACAAATAAGTCGAATGCAAGATAATGAACCCAACCAGCGAGTAATACCCAAGGATTTGAGAAAAGTTTGGTCACACCTTCTAAGGACCCGAAATCGAATCCTCCTCTTGCATGCAAAACAAGTATCAGCAAATACAATCCGGAAAGGATCAATGGCCAAACCCCGTTCCTTACCAATAACTTGGTCACTCTTGCATTTGGCAGGCCCGCGAGTAATAACCAGCCTACAATGGCAAAATTGCTGGCCAGTTTGAATGTCAGTTCTGGAGTCATAAAACCTCGTCTTTTCCCGATTTGATCCGGGATTTACTTGAAAAATCTATTGTCGGTCCGAGAATGTTACTATTGGTAACACCTAATGTTACCAACGTCAACATTTTTTAGGAAATTTTTTATGCCCGCAAAGAAAAAAATGAAAAAGCCGGAAGGTTCCTACCACCACGGAAATCTAGCGGAAACCCTAAAAACACTGGCTTTAAAACGTTTAGAGATCAGCAAAGATTCCGCATTTACCATCAGAGAGATCGCAAGAGAAGCGGGAGTGAGCCATGCAGCAGCTTATAGACATTTCCCTTCTCATAGGGACCTTCTCGCCCAAATCTCAAAAGATGGATTCATAAAGATCACTGAAGAATTTACAAAAGCGGAGAATGCTTCTTCTCCTTCCGATCCGTTCGATCGATTGCAGAAGTTAGGCCTTGCTTATATTTCTTTTTGTTTGGAGAATGTAGGTTACTACAGAGCGATGTGGCATATTGATCTTGGACCTGTAAATGATCTGGAAGATCTGATGGAAGCAGGTAAAAATTCCTTTTTAAAACTTTGGGAAACGATCCTTCTCTGCGAATCTCAAAAGATCAATAAATTCCAAGCAAGAGAAATGGCAACTGCGGCCTGGTCCTTGGTTCACGGATATTCGGTTCTTCTAAACGAATGCCAACTGAATAATCCGCTATTACAAATCGATAAGAGTAATGCTTTGCGGGAAGCGGAGAAGATCTTACAAATTCTGGATTCAGGTTTGAGGAATAAATCTTACAAGTAGAACTTCTACTCTAAGTAAAAGGAGCCTTGCAGATATAATTTGCAGGTTCCTCCGATACGGACTCTTTCCCCTCTATTCTCGCAAACCAAATGTCCGCCTCTCACGGAAGCTTGGTATGCATTCAGTTCCTTCTTCCCAAATCTATCCGACCAAAAAGGGATCAATGTACAATGAGAAGAACCGGTCACCGGGTCTTCCGGAACTCCTTTAGCAGGAGCAAAAAATCTGGAAACAAAATCGTATGATTTCCCATTGTCTGCGGGAGCAGTCACAATCGCAGCAAAGAACGGAAGATTTTTCAATGCTTCATGATTTGGAACTAAATCTCTTATATCCGACTCTTTTTCAAAAACGAATAAGATGTCCCTAGCCTTCCAAATCTCTTTTGCTTTTATATTAAAACAAGAAGCAACATCATCCGGAGAATATTCAGTCTTTACAGGAGGTCTCGCAGGAAAATCCAAATAGTATTTTCCATTCTCTCGAAACACTTCCAAGATCCCGCTCTTAGTATGGAATTTTAAAGAAGAAGGTCCCGGCTTATCTTCTAATATTTCGTAAACGGCAAATGCAGTTGCCAGAGTTGCATGACCGCAAAGATCCACTTCTACACCTGGAGTGAACCATCTTAGATCATATTCTCCTTTTTCTTTTCTGGGACGAAAGAATGCGGTCTCTGATAGATTATTTTCCGCCGCTAAATCGATAAGTTTGGAGTCTGGCAACCATTCTCCCTCCCAGGGAACAACTGCTGCCGGATTACCTTTGAATAAGGAATCTGTAAATGCATCTATTTGGAAAATCGTATATTCGGTTTTCATGTTCGTAAGCATCATTCCCTATTTTTTCAAAGGAATACAGTGACAGTTTTAATTCTTTTTTCCAATACAGAAAACAATACATCGAATCTTTCAGTAATACGGATTTTAATTTCCATATTGCCGGATAGAGAATTTATTCTTTATTAGAAAAAGCTGAATACGCGATAGAAGCCCAGCCGGTTAAAAATGCCAATCCTCCCAAAGGAGTGATCGCACCTAAAACCCTGATCCCGGTTAAAGAAAGTGCGTATAATGAACCGGAGAAGATCAAGATCCCGCTAAAGATCAGCCAAAAACCGATCCTTCTAAACTTGGACTCTGAAAGTTTTCCGCTCAATGCTAATACTAGCAAGACTACTGCGTGGATGAGATGATATCTTGCTCCGGTTTCGTAGATCGCGAGCAGGTCGGAAGTTAATACTGATTTTAATCCGTGTGCTCCGAACGCGCCTAGAGCCACTGCTAAAAAACCTAAAATAGCCGATAAGAATAATGGAATAGAGTTAGAATTTTTGGATGCCATAACTTTGGAACCTCAGACATTTTCTTCTGAATAATCCGAAGATATAGGCGGTGTACTCCACGTCCAGCCTACTATCGAATAAGGCTTCAATAGAATTCAACTTCATCTGCTCGCCCAATTCTTCGTAAAAACTTTTATTTCCGAAAGTAAAGTGGATCGGAATGAATGCATCGTTAGACCCTCGTTTAATGGGAAGAAACAAACGTACTCCGAATTGGCAGCCTTTACTTTCTCCCTCGAATTTAACGATCCTATGTTCGGACCAATCCCAACCATCTAAGGAAGCATGAAACATATCCTTATGAGGAAAAGATGTCGTAGTTCGGATATAACCGTCAAAACCTCCGGTCCTCAACTTAGTGGAAGATTCTCCATAATGGATGGAAGGGTCCCTGAAATTTGCACCGTTCAAATGAACGTCGTTGTCCGGCGGAATACCAAGGCCTGTAGGATAAGGTTCCGGATTCCTTCGAACCAAGGCTCTGCCATTTGCTCCCATTTGGATACAACCGACTAACTGCGCTAAGATCAGAATTAGAAAAAGGAACCGTTTGTAAGGAATGAGTTTCATTCTTTTTTCAGAAGTCTTTGAGGAAGTTTCACTCCGATCCCGGTAACTCGGGTGCATTTTTCAAAATAAAGAGCGAATATAAAGGATTTGTAACTATAATCCGTCTGAACGTCGAATAGAAGATCCGCTTTGTCCTTGATCGCATTTTGGACTGCAGCCTCGTAACTCTCGTCTCCGGTGTAAACCATCCAAAGCCAGCTAGTTCCGCAGGAAGTACCTTCTAATTTTCCTACCGGCTCCATTCCTCTTACGTCCGAATAACTTTGAGAATAATACCAACCTGGAGATTTGATATTCGTATAAAGACAGTTCGTAAGGAACATAATCGCAAAAACGATCGGTATAGAAGCTGATATTTTCGGAAAAGAGAATTGCATGTGATAAATTTCAACAAGTTGAAACACAAAAGTCAAGGTAAAATACCGAAATCTCCTTGTGTGACTCTTGAACCGGTTAGAATCGAGTACGATGCACACGCAAACTTCCCAATTTTACTTCGATACTGAAAAAGAGTACGGAGCATTTAACTATGAACCTCTTCCCGTTGTGCTGGAGAGAGGGAAAGGTATCTTTCTTTGGGATACGGATGGAAAAAGATATTTCGATTTTTTATCCGCATACAGCGCAGTGAACCAAGGCCATTGTCATCCTAAAATTATAGAAACATTAAAGGCCCAATCCGAAAAACTAACTCTTACTTCCAGAGCCTTCTATAACGACCAACTAGGTCCTATGGAAAAATTTTTATGTGATACATTCGGATTCGAT encodes:
- a CDS encoding PhzF family phenazine biosynthesis protein, which codes for MKTEYTIFQIDAFTDSLFKGNPAAVVPWEGEWLPDSKLIDLAAENNLSETAFFRPRKEKGEYDLRWFTPGVEVDLCGHATLATAFAVYEILEDKPGPSSLKFHTKSGILEVFRENGKYYLDFPARPPVKTEYSPDDVASCFNIKAKEIWKARDILFVFEKESDIRDLVPNHEALKNLPFFAAIVTAPADNGKSYDFVSRFFAPAKGVPEDPVTGSSHCTLIPFWSDRFGKKELNAYQASVRGGHLVCENRGERVRIGGTCKLYLQGSFYLE
- a CDS encoding DUF423 domain-containing protein, translating into MASKNSNSIPLFLSAILGFLAVALGAFGAHGLKSVLTSDLLAIYETGARYHLIHAVVLLVLALSGKLSESKFRRIGFWLIFSGILIFSGSLYALSLTGIRVLGAITPLGGLAFLTGWASIAYSAFSNKE
- a CDS encoding TetR/AcrR family transcriptional regulator, yielding MPAKKKMKKPEGSYHHGNLAETLKTLALKRLEISKDSAFTIREIAREAGVSHAAAYRHFPSHRDLLAQISKDGFIKITEEFTKAENASSPSDPFDRLQKLGLAYISFCLENVGYYRAMWHIDLGPVNDLEDLMEAGKNSFLKLWETILLCESQKINKFQAREMATAAWSLVHGYSVLLNECQLNNPLLQIDKSNALREAEKILQILDSGLRNKSYK
- a CDS encoding ABA4-like family protein encodes the protein MTPELTFKLASNFAIVGWLLLAGLPNARVTKLLVRNGVWPLILSGLYLLILVLHARGGFDFGSLEGVTKLFSNPWVLLAGWVHYLAFDLFVGIWETKEAEVLGISRWILIPCLFFTLMFGPIGYLLFQIVRWRKGGSHASI
- a CDS encoding TRL-like family protein; this translates as MFLTNCLYTNIKSPGWYYSQSYSDVRGMEPVGKLEGTSCGTSWLWMVYTGDESYEAAVQNAIKDKADLLFDVQTDYSYKSFIFALYFEKCTRVTGIGVKLPQRLLKKE